From a region of the Methanocella sp. genome:
- a CDS encoding DegT/DnrJ/EryC1/StrS family aminotransferase, translating into MIPIAKPLIAQEEIDGVVGVMRSGMIAEGPRVKEFEEAFSKYIGVDHAIAVNSGTAALHIALQARGIGKGDEVITTPFSFIATANSILYTGAKPVFADIEPDTFNIDPEDIKGKITHRTRAILPVDLYGHPAEMKAIMDMAEDYRMAVIEDACQAHGALYKGRKCGSFDMGCFSFYPTKNMTSGEGGMITCSDGKLAEKARMIRSHGSKVRYYHEMLGYNMRMTDIGAAIGLAQLNKVDSFNNKRIENAAYLSEQLKGIPGIVTPAVRQDCRHVFHQYTVRVTGDFPLSRDALAQELTKAGIGNSVFYPVPIHRQQIYQELGYNSYHPKSEQAAKEVISLPVHPSIIKEDIDEIAKTIKEISKMGV; encoded by the coding sequence ATGATACCTATCGCGAAACCTCTCATAGCCCAGGAAGAGATCGACGGCGTCGTCGGCGTCATGAGGTCCGGCATGATCGCCGAAGGGCCGAGAGTGAAAGAGTTCGAGGAGGCCTTCTCGAAATATATCGGCGTCGACCACGCCATAGCGGTCAACTCGGGCACCGCCGCCCTCCATATCGCGCTTCAAGCCCGTGGAATCGGAAAAGGCGACGAGGTCATTACGACCCCGTTCTCCTTCATCGCCACGGCCAACAGCATATTATATACCGGGGCAAAGCCCGTCTTCGCCGACATCGAGCCGGACACGTTCAACATCGATCCGGAGGACATCAAGGGGAAGATCACACACCGCACCCGGGCCATATTGCCGGTGGACCTGTACGGGCATCCTGCGGAAATGAAGGCCATCATGGACATGGCGGAGGACTACCGCATGGCCGTCATCGAGGATGCCTGCCAGGCCCACGGCGCGCTCTACAAAGGCAGGAAATGCGGCTCGTTCGACATGGGCTGCTTCAGCTTTTACCCGACGAAGAACATGACCTCGGGCGAGGGCGGGATGATCACCTGCAGCGACGGGAAGCTCGCCGAAAAAGCCCGGATGATCCGTTCCCACGGCTCGAAGGTCAGGTATTACCACGAGATGCTCGGGTATAACATGCGGATGACCGACATCGGGGCGGCAATAGGGCTGGCGCAGCTCAATAAGGTCGATAGTTTCAATAATAAGCGTATAGAAAACGCCGCGTACCTTAGTGAACAATTAAAAGGCATTCCTGGGATCGTTACCCCGGCCGTCCGGCAGGACTGCCGGCACGTCTTCCACCAGTATACGGTCCGGGTCACCGGCGATTTCCCGCTTAGCCGGGACGCGCTCGCGCAGGAACTCACAAAAGCCGGAATAGGCAACAGTGTTTTTTATCCCGTGCCGATACACCGGCAGCAGATCTACCAGGAACTTGGGTATAATAGCTATCATCCGAAATCGGAACAGGCCGCAAAGGAAGTTATATCCTTGCCGGTACACCCGTCGATTATTAAGGAGGACATCGATGAAATTGCCAAAACGATAAAAGAAATATCTAAAATGGGGGTATAA
- a CDS encoding polysaccharide deacetylase family protein, whose amino-acid sequence MSYPIDQILRQKNDFWDLYTFKNEAHNNQAYDDVKDVKASPLFLDPYMSSYLMDNGLKAEYPDGKKFAVCLTHDVDDIYPPPLHTVASSIYSLGHLDFNEFIDHSFWTFKGKDHSPYINFKEIMEIEEKYDARSTFFFMAADRDIRRFRYNVDDLSDKLGALVDRGFEVGLHGGYYSYRDPDLILTEKKRITKILNKDIVGYRNHYLKFKIPESWEYLARCGFRYDATIGNNRVIGFKNGLCHPFKPSLADNKSIDIVELPLVLADFTLFNAGIPMDRLWEIARTMIDRVEKCGGVATILWHSDVFSASYRKPWVKFYIKLLDYCRLKNSWMASGDQVSEWIRKGY is encoded by the coding sequence ATGTCCTATCCGATCGATCAGATACTCAGGCAAAAAAATGATTTCTGGGACCTTTATACGTTCAAAAACGAAGCCCATAATAATCAGGCCTATGATGACGTAAAGGACGTTAAAGCCTCGCCTCTATTTTTAGATCCTTATATGTCGAGCTATCTCATGGATAACGGCTTAAAGGCTGAATATCCTGATGGTAAAAAGTTTGCCGTTTGCCTGACTCACGACGTCGACGACATCTATCCGCCTCCTCTACACACCGTGGCATCCTCCATATATTCCCTCGGGCACCTCGACTTTAATGAATTTATAGATCATTCCTTCTGGACCTTTAAAGGAAAGGACCATAGCCCGTATATCAATTTTAAAGAGATTATGGAGATCGAAGAGAAATACGATGCCCGGTCAACCTTCTTTTTCATGGCGGCAGATCGGGATATCCGCCGGTTCCGGTATAACGTCGATGACTTATCGGATAAACTAGGCGCCCTCGTCGATCGAGGCTTTGAGGTCGGCCTCCATGGCGGTTATTATTCGTATCGTGACCCCGATCTTATTTTAACCGAAAAAAAGCGGATCACAAAAATATTGAACAAGGACATTGTCGGCTACCGGAATCACTATCTCAAGTTCAAGATACCGGAATCGTGGGAGTACCTGGCACGATGTGGCTTTAGATATGATGCGACCATAGGGAATAACCGTGTCATCGGCTTTAAGAACGGCCTCTGCCACCCGTTTAAGCCTTCTCTCGCCGATAATAAGAGCATCGACATCGTCGAGCTCCCTCTCGTGCTGGCGGACTTTACGCTGTTCAATGCTGGTATACCCATGGATCGATTGTGGGAAATCGCCCGAACAATGATCGATCGCGTCGAAAAATGTGGGGGAGTCGCGACTATCCTCTGGCATAGCGATGTCTTTAGCGCGAGCTACCGGAAACCCTGGGTTAAATTTTATATAAAGCTACTCGACTATTGCCGCTTGAAAAATTCCTGGATGGCTTCCGGGGATCAGGTTTCTGAATGGATAAGAAAAGGGTATTAA
- the pscS gene encoding O-phospho-L-seryl-tRNA:Cys-tRNA synthase codes for MTINTAKFGFIKRDTPREINLDPLQTGGILTPEARQALQEWGDGYSVCDYCGGSLDQIKTPPIFDFVYKALPEFLGCDQARITNGAREAKFAIMHSICKEGDWIVMDGNAHYSSLVAAQRARLNIRLVEKTPNPEYKILPEKYAEAIDAVKRESGKTPALALLTYPDGNYGNIADARAISKVVHDSGIPFLVNGAYAIGRMPFNAKDLGADFVSGSGHKSMAASGPIGVLGVSKEYAPKVLAKSPTHKAKEIELLGCTARGATIMTMLASFPTVYERTKPARWQKEVEDARWFSSQFESIGLKQLGDKPHSHDLMFFEAMPFFDISQKLDRYFLYRELKERSIHGIKPGLTKNFKISTFGVGREKLSIVVDAFKEILQKYSQ; via the coding sequence ATGACGATCAATACGGCAAAGTTCGGCTTTATCAAGAGAGATACGCCCAGGGAGATCAACCTGGACCCCCTGCAGACCGGGGGCATACTGACTCCCGAGGCACGGCAGGCATTACAGGAATGGGGTGACGGCTACTCGGTCTGCGACTACTGCGGCGGCTCCCTCGACCAGATCAAGACGCCACCCATCTTCGATTTTGTCTATAAGGCCCTGCCCGAGTTTTTAGGATGCGACCAGGCGCGCATCACCAATGGCGCCCGGGAAGCCAAGTTCGCCATCATGCATTCCATCTGTAAGGAGGGCGACTGGATCGTCATGGACGGCAACGCCCACTATTCGTCGCTGGTCGCTGCGCAGAGGGCCCGCCTGAACATCAGGCTCGTCGAAAAGACGCCCAACCCGGAGTATAAGATACTGCCGGAGAAGTATGCGGAAGCCATCGACGCTGTAAAGCGCGAGTCCGGTAAGACGCCGGCGCTGGCGCTGCTTACATACCCCGATGGTAATTATGGCAACATCGCCGACGCCCGGGCGATCTCGAAGGTCGTCCACGACAGCGGCATACCGTTCCTGGTCAACGGCGCTTATGCGATAGGCCGCATGCCGTTCAACGCAAAAGATCTGGGAGCCGACTTCGTGTCGGGCAGCGGCCACAAGAGCATGGCGGCTTCCGGCCCGATAGGAGTGTTAGGCGTCAGCAAAGAGTATGCGCCAAAAGTGCTCGCAAAATCACCGACGCATAAGGCCAAGGAGATCGAGCTCCTGGGCTGCACGGCCCGCGGAGCTACCATCATGACAATGCTGGCCTCGTTTCCCACGGTTTATGAGCGCACGAAGCCGGCGCGCTGGCAGAAGGAAGTCGAGGACGCCCGGTGGTTCTCCTCACAATTTGAAAGCATCGGGCTGAAGCAGCTCGGCGATAAGCCGCACAGTCACGACCTCATGTTCTTCGAGGCCATGCCGTTCTTCGACATATCCCAGAAGCTCGACCGGTACTTCCTCTACCGCGAGCTAAAAGAGAGAAGCATCCACGGCATCAAGCCCGGCCTGACCAAGAACTTCAAGATCAGCACGTTCGGCGTGGGAAGGGAAAAGCTGAGCATCGTGGTCGACGCGTTCAAGGAAATATTACAAAAGTACAGCCAGTAA
- a CDS encoding WbqC family protein has protein sequence MSRILTAHQPLYIPWMGFFHKVAISDIFCLWDDVQFTPDAYIHRNRIKGPNGPMLLTIPLHMGDYFNKTIRDMAVDNSQSWRKTHWNSIQVSYGRKAPYFESYRDFFEGLYKKEDWGNIAELDEYVLKYLFKELKINVEFLRASDLHFEEKKSDRVLDMCLKLNADMYIFGEGGEKYADKQKFQEKGMKIYFQKYKHPEYPQLYGSFVSNLSILDLLFCFGEKSSEIIMKSNPKKEDLLKYM, from the coding sequence ATGTCCAGGATATTAACGGCACATCAACCTCTTTATATTCCATGGATGGGTTTTTTTCATAAGGTCGCCATCAGCGACATATTTTGTCTGTGGGACGACGTCCAATTTACGCCCGACGCATATATCCACCGGAACCGGATCAAGGGGCCTAACGGGCCGATGCTGTTGACCATACCGCTCCATATGGGCGATTATTTTAATAAGACGATCCGTGACATGGCCGTCGATAATAGCCAGAGCTGGAGGAAGACCCACTGGAATTCGATCCAGGTCTCCTACGGGCGAAAGGCCCCGTACTTCGAGTCCTACCGCGACTTTTTCGAGGGCCTCTACAAAAAGGAAGACTGGGGTAACATCGCGGAGCTCGACGAATATGTTTTAAAATACTTGTTTAAGGAGCTGAAGATCAACGTTGAATTCTTGAGAGCGTCCGACCTGCACTTCGAGGAGAAGAAATCAGACCGTGTCCTGGACATGTGCTTAAAATTAAACGCCGACATGTATATTTTCGGGGAGGGCGGGGAAAAGTATGCGGATAAACAAAAATTCCAGGAAAAAGGTATGAAGATCTATTTCCAGAAATATAAGCACCCCGAGTATCCCCAACTCTACGGGAGCTTTGTCAGTAACCTGTCCATCCTGGACCTGTTATTTTGTTTCGGCGAAAAATCCTCGGAGATCATCATGAAAAGCAATCCCAAAAAAGAGGATTTGCTTAAATATATGTAA
- a CDS encoding glycosyltransferase: MSMVSVNGDADRLAINDLGGEQSPKSIAIISGRINYLTLGSVISIVKEFVDKAYVLSSSFDGRIASIAKSLDAEVVDLSRIDGPGGILSIAPDRSEAKIVFLNGDGTHDPYQIPRLLEQLEKGYDVAVSSSPISSDRMNENVLLLNNKTTRGRFTGFIACTGEYLKRSMANVQINDHMDISTQVYSSARNSGVKIKTLDNEDFELFSLFRIGVVVPAYNEELLLADTIKGIPGYVTRIYIIDDGSKDHTPEVIESITDPRVKAVRHEPNKGVGAAIITGYKMALEDEMDIVAVMAGDNQMDPEQLPRLLLPIMENKADYTKGNRLISKEFRKGMSSWRSLGNSLLTLITKIGSGYWDIMDPQNGYTAISRQALEAINLDSIYTYYGYCNDMLIKLNTYSMRTMDVAMPARYGNERSKIKYGKYILKVAPMIFRGFLWRLKTKYVVLSFHPLVFFYVISMIMVPFGVIFSLWILIEKTLDQHVSTNYPLLAAFITIIGVQLLLFAMMFDMQEDRMVNS; encoded by the coding sequence ATGAGCATGGTAAGTGTGAACGGCGATGCTGATAGGCTGGCCATTAATGATCTTGGGGGCGAGCAATCGCCTAAAAGCATCGCCATTATTTCCGGCCGGATCAATTATCTCACGCTTGGCAGCGTGATATCCATCGTAAAAGAATTCGTGGATAAGGCGTATGTTCTCTCTAGCAGCTTTGATGGTCGGATAGCATCGATCGCCAAGTCGCTCGATGCCGAAGTCGTCGATTTATCCCGGATCGATGGTCCGGGGGGCATCTTGTCAATTGCCCCGGATCGCTCTGAAGCAAAGATCGTATTCCTCAACGGTGATGGAACCCACGACCCCTATCAGATTCCGCGATTATTGGAGCAGCTTGAGAAAGGATACGACGTCGCCGTAAGTTCTAGCCCGATAAGCTCCGACCGGATGAATGAGAATGTCCTGTTATTGAACAATAAGACAACACGGGGCAGGTTTACGGGCTTTATCGCCTGTACCGGCGAATATCTTAAGCGATCCATGGCTAACGTTCAGATCAATGACCATATGGACATTTCGACACAGGTGTATTCCTCAGCGCGCAATAGTGGGGTTAAAATAAAAACACTTGACAATGAAGATTTCGAGCTCTTTAGCCTGTTCCGTATAGGCGTAGTCGTGCCCGCATATAATGAAGAGCTGCTGCTGGCGGATACCATCAAAGGTATACCCGGTTACGTTACCCGCATCTACATCATCGATGACGGAAGTAAGGACCACACGCCCGAGGTAATAGAGAGCATAACCGACCCCCGTGTCAAAGCGGTCCGGCATGAGCCCAATAAAGGCGTCGGCGCGGCGATAATCACCGGCTACAAGATGGCGCTCGAGGACGAGATGGACATCGTGGCGGTGATGGCGGGCGATAACCAGATGGACCCGGAGCAATTGCCGCGGCTCCTACTGCCTATCATGGAGAATAAGGCCGATTATACGAAAGGCAACCGCCTCATAAGCAAAGAGTTCAGGAAGGGAATGAGCTCCTGGCGGTCATTAGGTAACTCCTTGCTGACTTTGATCACGAAGATCGGGAGCGGCTACTGGGACATCATGGACCCGCAGAACGGCTATACGGCCATCTCGAGGCAGGCGCTGGAGGCGATCAATCTCGACTCGATCTATACCTATTACGGCTATTGTAACGACATGCTGATCAAGCTGAACACCTACAGCATGAGGACCATGGACGTGGCTATGCCCGCCCGGTATGGCAACGAGCGGTCCAAGATCAAGTATGGGAAATATATACTGAAAGTCGCTCCGATGATCTTTAGGGGATTCCTGTGGCGGCTCAAGACCAAATACGTCGTATTAAGCTTCCATCCCCTGGTGTTTTTCTATGTGATCAGCATGATCATGGTGCCATTTGGGGTCATATTCAGCCTCTGGATATTAATTGAAAAGACGCTCGACCAGCATGTCTCTACGAACTATCCCCTACTGGCGGCGTTCATAACGATCATCGGGGTCCAACTATTGTTATTTGCTATGATGTTCGATATGCAGGAAGACCGGATGGTCAATTCTTAG
- a CDS encoding acyltransferase — translation MGKNCTILENVILGYPSSKVLDDARSRNIKLERYPYAGTTIGDNAVIRSNSTIYCDVKIGNNLRTGHNIMVREMTTLGDNVLIGTNTIIDGYSIIGNSVSMQSNVYVPLNTIIEDNVFMGPCSVLTNDKYPIRVKYDLKGPVLRTGASIGANATILPGVEVGEGAMVGAGAVVTKNVPPWMLAIGAPAKIVKLPENLRNLNKI, via the coding sequence TTGGGTAAAAACTGCACGATCCTGGAGAACGTCATCCTCGGGTATCCGTCCAGCAAGGTGCTGGACGATGCCCGGTCCAGGAACATTAAGCTCGAGCGCTATCCCTATGCGGGGACGACGATCGGCGACAATGCGGTCATCCGCTCGAACTCGACCATCTATTGTGACGTGAAGATCGGCAACAATCTGCGGACCGGCCATAACATCATGGTCCGGGAAATGACTACCCTGGGGGATAATGTCCTCATAGGGACGAACACGATCATAGACGGCTATTCTATCATCGGCAACAGCGTGAGCATGCAGAGTAACGTCTACGTGCCGTTGAACACGATCATCGAGGATAATGTATTCATGGGCCCCTGTTCGGTCCTGACCAACGATAAATACCCTATCCGTGTCAAGTACGACCTTAAGGGGCCGGTCTTAAGGACGGGCGCCTCGATCGGCGCGAACGCCACTATACTGCCCGGCGTCGAGGTCGGTGAGGGTGCCATGGTCGGGGCAGGTGCGGTCGTGACGAAAAACGTGCCGCCCTGGATGCTGGCCATCGGCGCGCCGGCAAAGATCGTGAAGCTTCCGGAAAATTTGAGAAATTTGAACAAGATTTGA
- a CDS encoding PIG-L deacetylase family protein, which translates to MIHKRVLILSPHTDDGEISAGGAIVRFIEEGKDVFYVAFSSCEKSVEKNFPGDILKKECKLATGVLGIDNSDNILLDYEVREFPHLRQEILEDMIKLKKDICPDLVITPSSFDTHQDHQVIYNETLRAFKKSASIFGMEHPWNNLNFRTDIFIELNEAQVMKKIDALKQYTSQNKKDYFDEKYLRAHLFTRGMNIGVKYAEVFECIRLKL; encoded by the coding sequence ATGATCCATAAGAGGGTACTGATCCTATCTCCCCATACGGACGACGGGGAAATATCCGCGGGCGGTGCCATCGTCCGATTCATCGAGGAGGGCAAGGATGTTTTTTATGTTGCCTTTTCGAGCTGCGAAAAGTCCGTTGAAAAAAATTTTCCCGGCGATATCCTAAAAAAAGAATGCAAGCTGGCGACGGGGGTGCTGGGGATCGATAACAGCGATAATATTTTATTGGACTACGAGGTCCGGGAATTCCCCCATTTAAGGCAGGAGATCCTGGAGGACATGATCAAATTAAAAAAGGATATCTGTCCCGATCTCGTGATCACGCCGTCCTCCTTCGACACGCACCAGGACCACCAGGTCATATATAATGAGACGCTGAGGGCTTTTAAGAAATCGGCCTCAATCTTCGGCATGGAGCACCCGTGGAATAATTTGAATTTCCGGACGGATATTTTTATTGAGCTTAACGAAGCCCAGGTAATGAAGAAGATCGACGCCCTAAAACAATATACGTCACAGAATAAAAAAGACTATTTTGACGAGAAGTACCTCCGGGCCCATTTATTCACGCGGGGCATGAATATCGGCGTCAAATACGCTGAAGTCTTCGAGTGCATCCGGCTCAAGCTATGA
- the dapF gene encoding diaminopimelate epimerase: MSIQFTKLQGNGNDFILLDEWDDLLVPDDKKAAFARKYCHRRFGIGADGVMFLTKGVRAPLQMRIFNEDGSEAEMCGNGIRCFAKYALDQRYIVPGKSRVETKAGVLEIDTKVDNGKTLVKVNMGKPLFDRIKIPAQGRGEFINVPMHGYEVSAVNTGVPHAVIFVDSLEDPDLMDAAPEIRFDKVFPKGANVNFVQRDMGGLRVRTYERGVEGETLSCGTGSVAAAAVARHLGIIRDTAVVKTPGGELMISFDKDMAYMEGGAETVYKGEIEFDPAKL, translated from the coding sequence ATGAGCATTCAGTTCACCAAGCTCCAGGGCAACGGCAACGATTTCATCCTGCTCGACGAGTGGGACGATCTCCTCGTGCCCGACGATAAGAAGGCAGCCTTCGCCAGGAAGTACTGCCACCGGCGCTTCGGCATTGGCGCCGACGGCGTCATGTTTTTGACCAAGGGCGTCCGGGCTCCGCTACAGATGCGTATCTTCAACGAGGACGGCTCCGAGGCCGAGATGTGCGGCAACGGCATCCGCTGCTTTGCTAAGTACGCTCTCGACCAGCGGTATATCGTGCCCGGGAAATCCCGGGTCGAGACGAAGGCAGGCGTGCTGGAGATCGATACTAAGGTCGATAACGGCAAGACGCTTGTGAAGGTCAATATGGGCAAGCCCCTCTTCGACCGCATAAAGATCCCGGCCCAGGGCCGGGGCGAGTTCATCAACGTGCCCATGCACGGCTACGAGGTATCCGCCGTCAACACGGGCGTGCCCCACGCCGTCATCTTCGTCGATTCGCTCGAGGATCCCGATCTAATGGATGCGGCGCCCGAGATCAGGTTCGATAAGGTCTTCCCCAAAGGTGCGAACGTGAACTTCGTCCAGCGGGACATGGGCGGCCTCCGCGTGCGTACCTATGAGCGTGGCGTCGAGGGCGAAACGCTGAGCTGCGGCACGGGCTCCGTAGCGGCCGCCGCCGTGGCCAGGCACCTGGGGATCATCCGGGACACTGCCGTTGTTAAGACGCCGGGTGGCGAGCTCATGATCAGCTTCGACAAAGACATGGCTTATATGGAGGGCGGCGCCGAGACCGTTTACAAAGGTGAGATCGAATTCGATCCCGCGAAGCTCTAA
- a CDS encoding ParB/RepB/Spo0J family partition protein — translation MSIVVIEEKYSLANLPINDIKVSPDHLRKNPGNINNLKSTISDVGLLQPILVCRTGGSYTVIDGERRLRAMKELGISDLIVGREVIIEVEETRADAVFKQIIANIQREDVNPFDLGHAFILLKQSHGYKYKEIAEIIGKTPDYVTSKVGLVKRLDPDLQVILASEWQAAKSSLDRFSDDDGQKPAYGINIKVIEDIARLPMELQKTAYLSIKSKEMRDQDALKYLQSIKKMHKGNFMQADAGQAGSIGRNTPDDEVIKYVEKIGRDIELLINSYQASERPKRQDVINKIEIALEKLSSLYAMLKDDAAFSGDKLQDKALV, via the coding sequence ATATCAATAGTCGTTATTGAAGAGAAATATAGTCTTGCAAATTTACCGATTAATGACATTAAGGTCAGCCCGGACCATCTGCGAAAGAACCCGGGGAATATCAATAACCTTAAGTCCACTATCTCGGATGTCGGTCTTCTCCAGCCGATCCTCGTCTGCAGGACGGGTGGCTCTTATACGGTCATTGACGGCGAGCGAAGGCTGAGGGCGATGAAGGAGCTGGGCATATCCGATCTGATCGTCGGCCGGGAAGTGATCATCGAAGTCGAGGAGACCCGCGCGGATGCCGTTTTTAAGCAGATCATCGCCAACATTCAGCGGGAGGACGTTAACCCGTTCGACCTCGGGCACGCGTTCATCCTGCTGAAGCAGTCCCACGGCTACAAATATAAGGAGATCGCGGAGATCATCGGAAAAACTCCCGACTACGTCACGTCCAAGGTGGGCCTGGTCAAGCGCCTGGATCCCGACCTGCAGGTGATCCTGGCGAGCGAATGGCAAGCGGCAAAATCTAGCCTGGATAGATTTTCAGACGATGACGGCCAGAAACCTGCATACGGTATCAATATCAAGGTCATCGAAGACATTGCACGGCTTCCGATGGAGCTTCAAAAAACCGCATACCTTTCGATTAAATCAAAGGAGATGCGGGATCAGGATGCGCTAAAATACCTTCAGTCAATAAAAAAAATGCATAAGGGCAACTTCATGCAAGCGGATGCAGGCCAGGCCGGCAGTATAGGCCGTAACACGCCCGATGACGAGGTCATAAAATATGTGGAAAAGATCGGCCGGGATATAGAGCTCCTGATCAACAGCTACCAGGCGTCCGAGCGGCCGAAAAGGCAGGATGTCATTAATAAGATCGAGATAGCACTGGAGAAATTGAGCTCGCTATACGCGATGCTCAAAGACGATGCGGCATTCAGCGGTGATAAATTACAGGATAAAGCACTAGTTTAA
- a CDS encoding UDP-N-acetylglucosamine 3-dehydrogenase, with protein sequence MKVGVIGAGAMGQNHIRTYCQIQGVELAGIADVDKTRVEALSKQYGTQGFTDYREMLKLGLDAVSVVVPTTLHRRVALDVISSGTNLLVEKPISDTVENARAIVDAARLEGLKLMVGHIERFNPAVIKMKSLIDSMELGKVVSINTRRVGPYNPRIRDVGVILDIGVHDIDIISYLYNSSPQEVYAIAGNDIHSQEDHASILLRFAGNRAGVVETNWLTPHKTRTFTVIGTEAVGYGDYMEQKIFIHDKEWVKEAKVEKKEPLRNELEHFMNCCKNGHEPSASGEDGIMALMAALASIESYKSSTVMKITQDAIMPEIKMITNTMISS encoded by the coding sequence ATGAAAGTTGGCGTAATTGGAGCCGGTGCAATGGGCCAGAACCACATCCGGACATATTGTCAGATCCAGGGTGTGGAACTCGCGGGCATCGCTGACGTTGACAAAACGAGAGTCGAAGCGCTTTCAAAGCAATATGGTACACAGGGCTTCACCGATTATCGTGAGATGCTTAAGCTGGGCCTGGACGCCGTGAGCGTCGTCGTGCCGACCACTCTGCACAGGCGTGTGGCACTGGATGTTATCTCCAGCGGCACAAATCTGCTCGTAGAAAAGCCGATATCCGATACGGTCGAAAACGCCAGGGCCATCGTCGATGCGGCACGCCTGGAAGGCCTCAAGCTGATGGTCGGCCATATCGAGCGGTTCAATCCGGCGGTCATAAAGATGAAAAGCCTCATCGACTCCATGGAATTGGGCAAGGTCGTGAGTATAAATACCCGGCGTGTGGGGCCTTATAATCCCCGTATTCGGGACGTGGGCGTCATCCTCGATATAGGCGTCCACGATATAGATATTATATCATATTTATACAATTCTTCGCCGCAGGAAGTGTATGCCATTGCCGGTAATGACATCCACTCGCAGGAAGACCACGCATCGATCCTCCTGCGATTCGCGGGCAACCGGGCCGGTGTCGTCGAGACCAACTGGCTTACGCCGCATAAGACCCGGACGTTCACGGTCATCGGCACTGAAGCAGTCGGCTATGGCGATTACATGGAGCAGAAAATTTTCATCCACGATAAAGAGTGGGTGAAGGAAGCGAAGGTCGAGAAAAAGGAGCCTCTGCGGAATGAGCTCGAGCACTTCATGAATTGCTGCAAGAACGGGCATGAACCATCGGCCTCCGGGGAAGACGGCATAATGGCGCTTATGGCGGCACTGGCGTCCATCGAGTCGTACAAGAGCTCGACTGTGATGAAGATAACACAGGATGCCATTATGCCGGAGATCAAGATGATAACGAATACCATGATCTCGAGTTGA